One Megalops cyprinoides isolate fMegCyp1 chromosome 23, fMegCyp1.pri, whole genome shotgun sequence genomic region harbors:
- the LOC118770546 gene encoding V-type proton ATPase subunit F-like, with the protein MAGRGKLIAVIGDEDTCTGFLLGGVGELNKNRKPNFLVVEKDTSITEIEETFKSFLSRDDIGIILINQFIAEMIRHAIDAHLQSIPAVLEIPSKEHPYDASKDSILRRAKGMFSAEDFR; encoded by the exons ATGGCAGGACGTGGCAAATTAATCGCTGTAATTGGCGATGAAGACACTTGTACAGGATTCCTGCTTGGGGGCGTTGGGGAGTTGAATAAGAACCGCAAGCCCAATTTCTTGGTGGTCGAGAAGGACACGAGCATCACCGAGATCGAGGAGACCTTCAA GAGTTTTCTATCTCGTGATGACATCGGAATCATTCTCATCAATCAGTTCATAGCCGAGATGATCCGCCACGCTATAGACGCACACTTGCAGTCGATCCCGGCCGTGCTGGAGATCCCCTCCAAAGAGCATCCATACGACGCCTCCAAGGACTCAATACTGCGGAGGGCCAAGGGCATGTTCTCCGCAGAGGATTTCCGATAA